One region of Fervidicoccaceae archaeon genomic DNA includes:
- a CDS encoding iron ABC transporter permease, with the protein MIPATTKAILITLIFFLVLPPIAFIVWDVAYLSVTESYKIESLFSKPYYLKIPLMNSIFVCGISAALSTLLGLALAWILARRSYRREELLLSLLTGPYIMPSFAMAIGWVLIWTKNGFFEKLFGMQSPIYPYGPFSLIVIFALHNYPLALLSIYTGLKNLNPELEEAAKIHGIPSRSVATKIVLPLIRPHILSGFILSFAYSISEFGAPAVLGIPVGYPVLTTMIYSFMTVAPIEYELAEALSLILSAIGISLLAINYLVLKGKKYVAISGKAGRLEKKKGGKIGILLISILLLLVYLPIGSVAFGSFIKTIGLPITLENIGLYHFQRVLSMGRVLNALSVTFLVSVLAATFASLFGFLVAYMIVREKGISSKIADYVIFLPFSIPGLVIGVGLIVASGKIYPLIYGTWVMLLIAFIIRFLPYATRTLESNIMQLDESLEEASRIHGVSLFKTLRGIVLPILMRGLLSSWVFVFNSSVKELSASAILSVQVETAIVVAFMMFSEGFFGDGAALTTILIAITLFTTWLFSRLTKAVATGISPTA; encoded by the coding sequence ATGATTCCGGCAACAACAAAAGCAATTCTTATAACATTAATTTTTTTCCTAGTATTACCCCCTATAGCATTCATAGTTTGGGATGTAGCTTACCTCAGTGTGACTGAAAGTTACAAGATCGAATCGCTTTTTTCAAAGCCATATTACTTGAAAATACCACTGATGAACTCAATTTTCGTATGTGGTATTTCTGCAGCATTATCAACACTTTTGGGCTTGGCTTTGGCCTGGATTCTAGCCAGAAGAAGCTATCGAAGAGAAGAACTCCTTCTCTCTCTCCTGACTGGCCCCTATATAATGCCATCCTTTGCTATGGCAATAGGTTGGGTCCTTATATGGACAAAGAATGGATTCTTTGAAAAGCTTTTTGGAATGCAGAGTCCCATATATCCATATGGGCCATTCAGCTTAATAGTAATATTTGCTCTGCACAACTACCCTCTGGCTCTGCTAAGCATATACACAGGCCTCAAGAACCTCAACCCAGAGCTCGAAGAAGCAGCAAAGATACATGGCATACCCTCAAGATCGGTAGCAACGAAGATCGTGCTCCCTCTAATCAGGCCGCACATTCTTTCAGGCTTTATTCTTTCCTTTGCATATTCCATTTCTGAGTTCGGAGCACCAGCAGTCCTTGGAATACCAGTGGGCTATCCAGTGCTCACAACAATGATTTATTCCTTCATGACTGTAGCTCCTATTGAATACGAACTTGCTGAGGCCCTCTCTCTAATTCTCTCTGCCATAGGAATTTCACTTCTCGCTATCAACTACCTCGTGCTGAAAGGAAAAAAATATGTAGCAATTTCAGGTAAGGCCGGAAGATTAGAGAAGAAAAAAGGAGGCAAGATAGGAATATTGCTCATCTCTATTCTCCTACTTCTCGTCTATCTTCCAATAGGATCAGTGGCATTTGGCTCATTTATAAAAACTATAGGCCTGCCAATCACACTCGAGAACATAGGCCTATATCATTTTCAAAGAGTTCTCAGCATGGGCAGAGTGCTCAATGCTCTCTCTGTAACTTTTTTAGTAAGCGTCCTTGCAGCTACTTTTGCTTCCTTATTCGGTTTCCTGGTAGCCTATATGATCGTTAGAGAAAAGGGTATATCATCGAAAATAGCAGATTACGTCATATTTCTGCCGTTCAGTATTCCCGGACTGGTGATTGGTGTGGGGCTTATAGTTGCCAGCGGGAAAATTTATCCTCTCATATACGGAACTTGGGTTATGTTGCTAATCGCATTTATTATTAGATTCCTTCCATATGCTACGAGGACGCTTGAGTCCAACATAATGCAGCTGGATGAATCGCTGGAAGAGGCTTCCAGAATACACGGCGTCAGCCTCTTCAAAACCCTAAGAGGGATAGTCTTACCTATTTTGATGAGAGGTCTTCTCAGCTCCTGGGTGTTCGTTTTCAACAGCTCTGTGAAGGAGCTCAGTGCTAGTGCTATCCTGTCTGTACAGGTCGAGACAGCCATAGTTGTAGCGTTTATGATGTTCTCGGAGGGATTTTTCGGAGATGGAGCAGCCCTAACCACAATACTTATAGCTATAACGCTATTTACTACATGGCTGTTTTCGAGGCTCACAAAGGCGGTAGCAACGGGAATTTCTCCAACAGCATGA
- a CDS encoding extracellular solute-binding protein: MVSKAVLGIAIAVVIVAAVLGYYLYEREAGGGPALAHVTMSTGETIEIPTDLTGSVMLYTSIPQEIMDGWIKDWNTYFSNFSKLDYYRAGSGSVVAKILAEQKAGSIKADVVYLAGYFDFKTLQDNGLIAKIPSVPEMQYIPNIYKDPNGYYVMGRLLVMVIVYNPALVSNPPRSWQELLQPQWKDKLVIANPMVSGSWQYSVLALVSKYGWGYFQQLKQNNPLVVQDVPDVARSVATGERPVGITLTMYLKTYTNLNYTIPNDGAIIIPSPIGIINGTKHLSDATLLLRYLLSKQAAISLANAYTYSSRIDGPTPPGLPPLSQMKTFNVTINDLQPYVAGLRDNWTSIFGG; this comes from the coding sequence ATGGTATCCAAAGCAGTCTTAGGTATAGCCATTGCTGTAGTTATCGTGGCAGCTGTTTTAGGATATTATCTATATGAAAGAGAAGCTGGTGGAGGACCAGCTTTAGCTCATGTGACTATGTCAACAGGAGAAACAATAGAGATTCCCACAGATCTAACAGGAAGCGTGATGCTATATACATCAATTCCACAGGAAATCATGGACGGATGGATCAAGGACTGGAACACTTATTTCTCCAACTTTTCCAAGCTAGACTATTACAGAGCTGGATCTGGTAGCGTAGTTGCGAAAATCTTGGCCGAACAAAAAGCAGGAAGCATTAAGGCAGACGTTGTCTATCTTGCTGGATACTTTGACTTCAAGACCCTTCAGGACAATGGACTAATAGCAAAAATTCCCTCAGTTCCCGAAATGCAGTACATTCCCAACATTTACAAAGATCCGAATGGCTACTACGTTATGGGAAGACTTCTGGTAATGGTCATAGTGTATAATCCAGCCCTTGTCAGCAATCCCCCCAGGTCTTGGCAGGAGCTGCTCCAGCCGCAATGGAAGGACAAGTTAGTTATCGCTAATCCAATGGTTTCAGGATCGTGGCAGTACTCTGTTCTAGCTCTGGTCTCAAAGTATGGTTGGGGATACTTCCAGCAGCTTAAACAGAACAATCCGCTCGTGGTTCAAGACGTCCCCGACGTTGCCAGATCAGTAGCCACTGGAGAAAGGCCTGTTGGAATTACTCTGACAATGTATCTGAAGACATACACGAACCTGAACTATACTATTCCAAATGATGGTGCTATTATTATACCAAGCCCCATCGGAATAATCAATGGTACCAAGCATCTATCAGATGCCACCCTTCTTCTAAGATATCTTTTGTCGAAACAGGCCGCTATATCTTTGGCAAATGCTTATACATATTCTAGCAGAATCGATGGACCAACACCTCCTGGCCTTCCTCCATTGAGTCAAATGAAAACGTTCAATGTCACAATAAATGATCTTCAGCCATACGTTGCTGGACTGAGAGATAACTGGACATCTATATTCGGAGGATGA
- a CDS encoding ABC transporter ATP-binding protein, translating into MPELFLDGISKQYGKVVAVKDVTLKVEDGKIVSLLGPSGCGKTTTLRIIAGLTLPDKGKILLGGRDITFFPPEKRGMGMVFQNYAVWPHMTVFDNVAFPLKSKGLSKGEIASRVKEALELVRMYELRNRYPHQLSGGQQQRVALARALAVYPEVLLLDEPLSNLDARLREEMRFEIRELQRRLKLTAVYVTHDQLEAFTISDKIAVMNEGKILQISEPRELYNNPANDFVATFLGKLNAMRGEVTSVLENCFALIRTPIGILRARMTKCGEGLKGSRVLVGIRPLSLKIVKREVNKDEWNYVRGTVVSSVFLGDLFEYKVKVSEEAVLIVQSTEEANEGEEIGLLLDPERLLVVPIYSEIA; encoded by the coding sequence ATGCCTGAGCTTTTTCTGGACGGGATCAGTAAGCAGTATGGAAAAGTAGTTGCTGTGAAAGATGTAACCCTGAAAGTAGAGGATGGGAAGATAGTGAGCTTGTTGGGTCCAAGCGGCTGCGGAAAGACGACAACCCTTAGAATCATTGCTGGGCTTACCTTGCCGGATAAGGGAAAAATTCTGCTTGGGGGAAGGGACATAACTTTCTTTCCACCAGAAAAAAGAGGCATGGGAATGGTATTTCAGAACTATGCAGTATGGCCCCACATGACTGTATTTGATAACGTAGCCTTTCCATTGAAAAGCAAGGGTTTAAGCAAGGGAGAGATAGCATCGAGAGTAAAGGAAGCTCTCGAGCTCGTTAGAATGTACGAGCTGAGAAACAGGTATCCTCACCAGCTTTCTGGTGGACAGCAGCAGAGGGTTGCTCTAGCAAGAGCGCTGGCAGTATATCCAGAGGTGCTATTGCTCGATGAGCCCCTGAGCAACCTTGATGCCAGGTTGAGAGAGGAAATGAGATTTGAGATAAGGGAGCTACAGAGGAGGCTTAAGCTTACTGCTGTATATGTAACGCATGACCAGCTTGAGGCATTCACAATTTCTGATAAAATAGCTGTAATGAACGAGGGGAAGATTCTTCAGATTTCTGAGCCCAGGGAGCTCTACAATAACCCAGCAAACGATTTCGTAGCCACATTTCTCGGTAAGCTGAATGCGATGAGAGGAGAGGTCACATCGGTTCTCGAGAACTGCTTCGCTCTGATAAGAACACCTATAGGAATTCTGAGGGCAAGAATGACTAAGTGTGGAGAGGGCTTGAAGGGATCGAGAGTTTTAGTTGGGATAAGACCGCTCAGTTTGAAGATAGTCAAGAGAGAAGTCAACAAGGATGAGTGGAATTATGTTAGAGGAACTGTTGTTTCTTCAGTGTTCCTCGGAGATCTGTTCGAATACAAGGTCAAGGTTTCCGAGGAAGCTGTTCTTATAGTACAGTCCACAGAGGAAGCGAATGAGGGGGAAGAAATAGGACTTCTTCTTGATCCTGAAAGGCTTCTTGTTGTACCAATATACTCGGAGATTGCATAG
- a CDS encoding glycosyltransferase family 2 protein, whose amino-acid sequence MLPPVIPQFIEVDDIVKFSMFLTYIKYGLYFIWIVPLYRGIVTFKSWKTHYQSLVKIPARTEAIPILRYPTVAVVIPARNASKFIRSSILSVLNQSVLPRTIYVLNDASKDNTLEVVQNLIGELSGELIEVRAEKGRTLLKYRVHLRTGKEIYIAIMSFASHSGKPKMINSVLGEVAKEHDYMLVLDSDTIVEKKYIEKLMHFMNKDESVVGANGTVLLWKPEGSGKASWFFARAFRNIASLYYLLTVRFSESVFKSVNSLNGSCALYKVKPLIEVGGIPEDTYVEDTSISWELQLRGYNVLYIPGAYSYTVDPSSPRRFFSKVFRITLGIQKLFITRAKKLVRKRRRNLVLTSLYTSLGSLPFIFVIANTIISAILAEFGIYGGGLSQYIFGSLQFTPISIVLAFIYKYPLSYLLLSYLIGILESFAIYKFLERLYREEPSIRVSLKSAGKTIVLVPLILWVQAFIALISLPISIYHVIANKKISRW is encoded by the coding sequence ATGTTACCTCCAGTGATACCTCAGTTCATTGAGGTTGATGATATCGTAAAGTTCAGCATGTTCTTGACATATATCAAATATGGGCTTTATTTTATTTGGATAGTTCCACTTTATAGAGGAATAGTAACATTCAAGTCATGGAAAACCCATTATCAGAGCCTTGTGAAGATTCCCGCGAGAACTGAGGCTATACCCATTCTTCGCTATCCAACTGTAGCTGTTGTTATACCAGCTAGAAATGCATCCAAGTTCATAAGAAGCTCGATCCTTTCCGTTCTCAACCAAAGTGTTTTACCTAGAACTATATATGTTCTGAATGATGCATCCAAGGACAATACCTTAGAAGTTGTTCAAAATTTAATAGGAGAGCTATCGGGAGAGCTTATTGAAGTGAGAGCTGAAAAAGGGAGAACGCTTCTGAAGTATCGCGTTCACCTGAGAACAGGGAAGGAAATATATATAGCTATCATGTCATTCGCCTCCCATTCGGGAAAGCCAAAAATGATAAATTCTGTGCTAGGAGAAGTAGCAAAGGAACATGACTACATGCTAGTGTTAGATTCTGATACTATAGTGGAGAAAAAATATATTGAAAAATTAATGCATTTCATGAATAAGGACGAGAGTGTTGTTGGGGCAAATGGCACGGTACTACTATGGAAACCGGAGGGAAGCGGAAAAGCATCATGGTTCTTCGCAAGAGCCTTTAGGAATATCGCCTCCCTCTATTATCTTCTCACAGTAAGATTCTCGGAAAGTGTTTTTAAGAGTGTTAACAGCCTAAATGGTAGCTGTGCTCTATATAAAGTAAAACCACTTATAGAAGTTGGAGGAATACCAGAGGATACTTATGTAGAGGATACTTCAATAAGTTGGGAGCTTCAGCTTAGAGGATATAATGTTCTATACATACCTGGAGCTTATTCCTACACGGTTGATCCATCCTCTCCAAGAAGATTTTTCTCTAAGGTCTTCAGAATAACCTTGGGTATACAGAAGCTTTTCATTACAAGAGCAAAGAAGCTTGTTAGGAAAAGGAGGAGAAATCTTGTACTTACTTCTCTCTATACAAGCCTAGGCAGTCTTCCTTTCATTTTTGTCATTGCCAACACCATAATTTCAGCTATTCTTGCAGAGTTTGGAATCTATGGTGGCGGTCTATCTCAGTATATTTTCGGATCTCTCCAGTTCACTCCCATATCAATCGTACTAGCATTCATCTATAAGTACCCTCTCAGCTACTTGCTACTGAGCTATCTGATAGGCATACTTGAATCCTTTGCGATCTATAAGTTCCTAGAAAGGCTGTACAGAGAGGAGCCAAGCATAAGAGTATCCTTGAAGTCAGCAGGAAAAACAATAGTACTCGTGCCTCTAATACTGTGGGTGCAGGCATTCATAGCTCTAATTTCTCTCCCAATCTCAATATATCATGTCATTGCGAATAAGAAAATCAGCAGGTGGTAG
- a CDS encoding 2-dehydropantoate 2-reductase, with product MQQDFYFDYCIVGLGNIGILISYFLRERKYAVISRRSKGTHMKVVLKRGGEKIWSENVNTFPPDSKIKCDILILSLKAYDIPWALSYLKDKGKRVAIFSNGLGLLEMASTSFGINNSVATSITYGLTSCGENCSEIRGDGEIRIGGMGSSEALKMAEQIAEEIRRGGGKAHAEMNILPHLWLKGIVNSAINPVTAILRKPNGFVVENEYAQEIVEKVAEEGKEIAEKLGISLERDPLEAIIDVASRTKSNYSSMLQDILNGRRTEIDFINGYIVREGIRLGIKVDVNLSLYLLVKALENRMGSG from the coding sequence ATGCAACAGGATTTCTACTTTGATTATTGCATAGTTGGCCTTGGAAACATAGGAATTCTGATTTCATATTTTCTCAGAGAAAGGAAATATGCTGTTATTTCGAGGAGAAGCAAAGGAACTCACATGAAGGTTGTTCTCAAGAGGGGGGGAGAAAAAATATGGTCCGAAAATGTCAATACTTTTCCACCAGATTCTAAAATAAAATGCGACATCCTTATACTCTCCCTCAAGGCTTATGACATACCATGGGCTTTGTCCTATTTGAAAGATAAGGGAAAAAGGGTTGCGATATTTTCCAATGGCCTTGGATTGTTGGAGATGGCATCCACAAGTTTTGGTATCAACAATTCTGTGGCTACTTCCATCACCTATGGACTAACAAGCTGCGGCGAGAACTGTAGCGAAATTAGGGGAGATGGTGAAATCAGAATAGGGGGAATGGGTTCATCTGAAGCCCTGAAAATGGCAGAGCAGATAGCAGAAGAAATAAGAAGGGGCGGAGGCAAAGCGCATGCTGAGATGAACATCTTACCACATCTATGGCTCAAGGGAATTGTGAACTCCGCAATAAACCCAGTCACAGCCATTCTAAGAAAACCCAATGGATTTGTTGTAGAGAATGAATATGCTCAAGAAATAGTAGAAAAGGTTGCAGAGGAGGGAAAGGAAATTGCTGAAAAGCTTGGAATAAGCCTTGAAAGAGATCCTCTGGAAGCAATAATCGATGTAGCTTCAAGGACCAAATCCAATTACAGCAGCATGCTTCAGGACATTTTGAATGGAAGAAGGACCGAAATAGATTTCATAAATGGATATATAGTAAGGGAAGGTATACGATTGGGCATCAAAGTGGATGTCAATCTTTCTCTATATCTCCTCGTTAAGGCTCTTGAAAATAGAATGGGAAGTGGATAA
- the panB gene encoding 3-methyl-2-oxobutanoate hydroxymethyltransferase gives MSERMTVRKFLKKKELKEKIVMITAYDAPFARAADEAGVDSILVGDSMAMVVLGMENTLGITLEEMIEHTRAVSRVRPRALIVGDMPFMSYETGPARAMESASLFVKAGADAVKLEGGEEVSEQIRALVKAGIPVMAHIGLTPQRFLKLGGYRIIGKRSEEEEQLYRDAEAIQEAGAFSVVLEYVVSEIARKITEKLSIPTICIGAGPYCDGQVLVLHDVLGLSLHSPPFAKRYADLYSIARDAISKYAREVRNGEFPSQEFYK, from the coding sequence ATGAGCGAAAGAATGACAGTGAGGAAATTTTTGAAGAAGAAAGAACTCAAGGAGAAAATAGTCATGATAACAGCCTACGATGCACCATTTGCTAGAGCAGCAGACGAAGCAGGTGTGGACTCGATACTTGTAGGAGATTCGATGGCAATGGTTGTTCTTGGTATGGAGAACACGCTAGGTATTACGCTAGAAGAGATGATTGAGCACACAAGAGCAGTTTCTCGTGTCAGGCCCAGAGCATTAATAGTCGGAGATATGCCCTTCATGAGCTATGAGACTGGACCTGCTAGGGCTATGGAAAGTGCATCGCTTTTTGTGAAGGCTGGAGCTGATGCCGTTAAGCTTGAGGGGGGCGAGGAAGTTTCTGAGCAAATAAGGGCTTTGGTTAAAGCCGGCATCCCAGTCATGGCTCACATAGGCCTCACTCCTCAGCGCTTTCTCAAGTTAGGAGGATATAGGATTATAGGGAAAAGAAGCGAGGAGGAGGAGCAACTTTATAGGGATGCTGAAGCTATTCAGGAGGCAGGTGCCTTTTCTGTTGTGCTCGAGTACGTAGTTTCTGAGATAGCGAGGAAAATTACAGAAAAGCTAAGTATTCCAACTATTTGCATCGGTGCTGGTCCCTACTGCGACGGCCAGGTTCTTGTGCTACACGATGTTCTGGGTCTATCTCTACATTCCCCACCATTCGCTAAGAGATATGCTGATCTATATTCAATAGCCCGCGATGCTATCTCTAAGTATGCGAGAGAAGTAAGAAATGGAGAATTCCCGTCACAGGAATTTTACAAATAA
- a CDS encoding DUF364 domain-containing protein, translating into MKSFIDELYDYLIKIAEGQRIEKAVIGAGYTFVELNDGGAGVSYSNRDGGIKEGLPGNLEGMRVEDAISYLLSGRGLDVSFGLASANALVNRIRKEMIERDALVEEELSPNDVVVLIGYFPSYIRRLKGKVKEIYVLEIMEVASREAEVYPWWAYSRLFPKATRLFITGTTISNHTINYILPSSMNVEHKVLLGPSTPMIEWPFAKYGVEGLCGSIVTDNKLCFKIASQGGGAREMFDRGCLKKVYLPIRKSQSNPT; encoded by the coding sequence ATGAAGAGTTTTATAGACGAGCTCTATGACTACTTGATAAAAATTGCGGAAGGGCAGAGAATTGAAAAGGCTGTAATAGGAGCGGGCTATACTTTTGTTGAGCTCAACGATGGAGGCGCAGGGGTTTCTTACAGCAATAGAGATGGGGGTATTAAAGAGGGTTTGCCGGGAAACTTGGAAGGCATGCGAGTTGAGGATGCTATCTCCTATTTGCTTTCAGGAAGAGGTCTGGATGTTAGTTTTGGTTTAGCATCGGCCAATGCTCTGGTAAACCGGATAAGAAAAGAGATGATTGAGAGAGACGCTCTTGTAGAGGAAGAGCTCAGTCCCAATGATGTAGTAGTTCTGATAGGTTATTTTCCGTCATACATAAGGAGGCTAAAAGGAAAAGTGAAGGAAATATATGTGCTCGAAATAATGGAAGTTGCTTCCAGAGAAGCTGAAGTTTATCCGTGGTGGGCCTATTCAAGGCTGTTCCCAAAAGCAACAAGGCTATTCATAACGGGTACCACAATCTCGAACCACACAATAAACTACATCCTTCCTTCCTCTATGAATGTAGAGCACAAAGTTCTACTAGGTCCATCAACTCCCATGATAGAATGGCCATTTGCTAAATATGGAGTTGAGGGGCTGTGTGGAAGCATAGTAACGGATAACAAGCTTTGCTTCAAAATAGCATCGCAGGGAGGTGGTGCTAGGGAGATGTTTGATAGGGGATGCCTGAAGAAAGTTTATCTTCCAATAAGGAAGAGCCAGTCCAATCCCACTTAA
- a CDS encoding acetamidase/formamidase family protein: MMGKKITSERVFFKFDPDISPIAKVHPNESIIIETRDCFSNQIKDESQQISSIDFSQVNPATGPIFIEGAKKGDALAVHVRKIKTSDSGLVVAIPGEGFLGEDVKESRNRKCRVLGNWVEISGVKVPYRPMIGVIGVASSERNPTGVPGRNGGNLDTRQITEGATVYLPVEFEGALFGIGDLHAAMGDGEICVSGCEVRGEVELEFGIIENLAPPWPIVEYGDSLYIVVSAGSVEDSLKEASRIVVSALSNAFSIDWIDAYLLSSLVVDMQISQLVDPKKTVRARIPTSVISARLLLEALRRR; this comes from the coding sequence ATGATGGGAAAGAAAATTACATCAGAGAGAGTGTTTTTCAAGTTTGACCCAGATATTTCTCCAATTGCTAAAGTCCATCCCAACGAAAGCATTATTATAGAGACGAGAGACTGCTTCTCCAATCAAATTAAGGACGAATCGCAGCAAATATCTTCTATAGATTTTTCCCAAGTAAATCCAGCCACAGGACCTATTTTCATCGAAGGTGCGAAAAAAGGAGACGCGCTGGCTGTTCATGTCAGGAAGATAAAAACAAGCGACTCAGGTCTCGTGGTCGCTATACCTGGAGAGGGTTTTCTTGGGGAAGATGTTAAGGAATCGAGGAACAGAAAGTGCAGGGTTCTGGGAAATTGGGTGGAGATCAGTGGAGTTAAAGTCCCGTATAGACCAATGATAGGAGTAATAGGTGTAGCTTCAAGCGAGAGAAACCCAACAGGAGTTCCGGGAAGGAATGGTGGAAATCTCGATACAAGGCAAATAACGGAGGGTGCTACAGTCTACCTTCCAGTAGAATTTGAAGGTGCTTTATTTGGAATAGGAGATCTCCATGCTGCTATGGGAGATGGAGAAATATGTGTTTCTGGATGCGAGGTCAGGGGAGAGGTGGAGCTTGAGTTCGGCATAATCGAAAATCTTGCTCCACCATGGCCCATAGTAGAGTACGGCGATTCTTTGTATATAGTAGTTTCAGCTGGATCCGTCGAGGATTCTCTAAAAGAAGCGTCAAGAATAGTGGTATCTGCTCTATCAAATGCTTTCTCAATTGACTGGATTGATGCATACCTTCTTTCAAGTTTGGTTGTGGACATGCAGATAAGCCAGCTAGTTGATCCGAAGAAAACAGTGAGAGCTCGAATTCCCACTTCTGTTATCAGTGCTAGACTTCTTCTTGAAGCGCTTAGGAGGCGGTAA
- a CDS encoding APC family permease translates to MEGVKEKEQLKRVLKMRDLIAFAIMTMVPIAPMGIYGVVAVLSNGQVPLTYAIGAIAMFFTAWGYGQFALRFPEAGSVYAYVRETLGHNVGFIAGWVILLDYILIPALVILVSALWLEALTGISLIVWATIFIAAATILNVLGVELTARASMALFLFEDFVLVAFVAAALYRVATDPSLSFNLLPFYNPAEFSWGAVLSGTSVAVLSFLGFDIMTTLAEETIEARKVVSRAVILVIPIIASMFILQTYLAALIHPGYSFESPDVAFYYIAEEAGGRGLQLLTLLGTVLAWGVGDTLAAQAGISRVLFSMGRQGHLPKIFSKVHPKYKTPYFSTIFVALITAPLVYLLTLKDLSSVVNFGALTAFAIMHIALAYRFIKLEKRTVLAVMPFIGFVITAAIWYGLDVYAKELGIVWLILGIAYLAYITRGFKVRTVIPVE, encoded by the coding sequence ATGGAGGGCGTAAAGGAAAAAGAACAGCTGAAAAGAGTTCTGAAGATGAGAGATCTAATAGCTTTCGCTATAATGACCATGGTTCCCATTGCCCCGATGGGAATTTATGGTGTGGTCGCTGTATTGAGCAATGGACAGGTTCCTCTTACATATGCAATAGGAGCAATTGCAATGTTCTTCACAGCATGGGGATATGGACAATTTGCCCTGAGATTCCCTGAAGCTGGCTCGGTCTATGCGTATGTGCGTGAAACGCTTGGACACAATGTTGGATTTATAGCAGGCTGGGTTATATTGCTTGATTATATTCTGATTCCGGCGCTAGTTATACTCGTTTCAGCACTTTGGCTGGAAGCTCTAACAGGGATCAGCTTGATTGTTTGGGCAACAATTTTCATAGCAGCAGCAACAATCCTCAACGTACTTGGTGTAGAGCTAACAGCGAGAGCTTCGATGGCTCTCTTTTTATTCGAGGACTTTGTGCTAGTAGCTTTCGTTGCTGCTGCTCTATATAGGGTAGCTACTGATCCTTCCCTTAGCTTCAATTTGCTGCCATTTTACAATCCGGCAGAGTTCTCGTGGGGAGCCGTGCTCTCGGGAACTTCGGTTGCTGTGCTAAGTTTCTTGGGATTTGATATAATGACAACATTGGCCGAGGAGACCATAGAAGCAAGAAAAGTAGTTAGCAGGGCTGTTATCCTAGTAATTCCCATAATTGCTTCCATGTTCATTCTCCAAACATATTTGGCTGCTTTAATTCATCCTGGATACTCCTTTGAGTCTCCCGACGTTGCTTTTTACTACATAGCTGAAGAGGCAGGAGGTAGGGGTCTTCAGCTTCTAACCCTCTTGGGAACAGTTCTGGCTTGGGGAGTTGGAGATACTCTGGCAGCTCAAGCAGGAATATCTAGAGTGCTGTTCTCTATGGGAAGACAAGGACATCTTCCAAAGATATTTTCAAAGGTCCATCCGAAGTACAAGACACCCTACTTCTCAACAATATTCGTGGCATTAATTACAGCCCCTCTAGTCTATTTGCTCACATTGAAGGATCTTTCTTCTGTTGTAAACTTTGGAGCGCTAACTGCGTTCGCAATAATGCACATTGCTCTTGCATATAGATTCATTAAGCTTGAGAAAAGAACAGTGCTCGCAGTAATGCCATTCATAGGATTTGTGATCACGGCAGCCATTTGGTATGGCTTAGATGTTTATGCGAAGGAGCTTGGTATTGTTTGGCTCATCCTTGGAATAGCTTACCTGGCATATATCACAAGGGGGTTCAAAGTTAGAACAGTAATTCCTGTTGAGTAA